The following coding sequences are from one Malaciobacter pacificus window:
- a CDS encoding ankyrin repeat domain-containing protein, translating to MEARVNELNRFEELQLIAFDYARQGKTEDLKILLNSGMSVDLCDYKGNTLLMLASYRENVNTVQLLIDYNAQVDKKNYKGQTPLCGVCFKGNLEIAKILVSNGANIYENNGFGTTPLFFASIFGNTNIVEYFIQSSNNNGFKMKFCLEFSKFIAKFKR from the coding sequence ATGGAAGCAAGAGTAAATGAATTAAATAGATTTGAAGAGTTGCAACTTATTGCTTTTGATTATGCAAGACAAGGTAAGACTGAGGATTTAAAGATATTATTAAATAGTGGTATGTCTGTTGATCTTTGTGATTATAAAGGAAATACTCTTTTGATGCTTGCTTCATATAGAGAAAATGTTAATACTGTTCAACTTTTGATTGATTATAATGCCCAAGTAGATAAAAAAAACTATAAAGGACAAACTCCTCTTTGTGGAGTATGTTTCAAGGGAAATTTAGAGATTGCTAAAATATTAGTTTCAAATGGTGCAAATATTTATGAAAACAATGGATTTGGAACAACACCACTATTTTTTGCTTCAATATTTGGAAATACAAATATTGTAGAATATTTTATACAAAGTAGTAATAACAATGGATTTAAAATGAAATTTTGTTTAGAATTTTCTAAATTTATAGCTAAATTTAAAAGATAA
- a CDS encoding 7TM diverse intracellular signaling domain-containing protein produces MKIKLFIFFIFCVNFLFANVIEISKLKNTNILNQIEIYIDKNSKKDFKEIINSPTLFTKYDKEHISLGYTKDTVWLKFKIFNDLSNTVEKKLEIDNTMLDEVILYEKIDKDHFIEYKNGVFYRKEFNSLMRYNFDINLKPNEIKEYFLKIKSETSSSYFYLNLYEEKEFLKKDINYQLILTLFFGAMLALIIYNLIIFYFTKEMVYFYYVGNIFFLTISHISFTSMNLHFLPVAFEHIDAYLTIYYIIFNCIFVLLFTKEFLELKKYRYINILISTFISINLILIPFSFISNEYILDLVTYFSLIILITVFFSSIIIAIKEKSENAKYFTIAWGIYIFGYVMLGFKQMNLWSLIDYFPYTFELCCFIEGMMFSIILAKKLNKTKELEISLNNNKVLLKELHHRIKNNMQFIMIMYKMKLEKFTNEQIDKKLDEVEMIIQAICKTHEILYTQENLYKIDTKIYFKELIEKIKESYETKNIKISSIIEVSLDLEKSIYLGIIINELVINSLKYAFSNNKGEINIILKKDGNKTIFIYKDNGKGFDYNQKKEESFGLTFIESIIQNELKGSIKVESQDKLKVTIEI; encoded by the coding sequence ATGAAAATAAAACTATTCATATTTTTTATATTTTGTGTTAACTTTTTATTTGCAAATGTAATTGAAATATCAAAACTAAAAAATACAAATATATTAAATCAAATTGAAATTTATATAGATAAAAATTCTAAAAAAGATTTTAAAGAAATAATAAATTCTCCAACTTTATTTACAAAATATGATAAAGAGCATATTTCTTTAGGATATACTAAAGATACAGTCTGGCTAAAATTCAAAATCTTTAATGACTTAAGCAATACCGTAGAAAAAAAACTTGAAATAGATAACACAATGCTTGATGAAGTAATCCTATATGAAAAAATAGATAAAGATCATTTTATAGAGTATAAAAATGGCGTTTTTTATAGAAAAGAGTTTAACTCACTTATGAGGTATAATTTTGATATAAATTTAAAACCAAATGAAATCAAAGAGTACTTTTTAAAAATTAAAAGTGAAACTTCAAGTTCTTACTTTTATTTAAACTTATATGAAGAAAAAGAGTTTTTAAAAAAAGATATTAATTATCAACTTATACTAACACTTTTTTTTGGAGCAATGTTAGCTCTTATTATTTATAATCTTATTATATTTTATTTTACAAAAGAGATGGTCTATTTTTATTATGTTGGGAACATCTTTTTCTTAACTATAAGTCATATCTCTTTTACAAGTATGAATCTGCATTTTTTACCTGTAGCATTTGAACATATTGATGCCTATCTTACAATCTACTATATAATTTTTAACTGCATATTTGTTCTTTTATTTACTAAAGAATTTTTGGAATTAAAAAAATATAGATATATAAATATTTTAATAAGTACTTTTATTTCTATTAATTTAATCTTGATTCCATTTTCATTTATTTCAAATGAATATATTCTAGATTTAGTTACATATTTTTCATTAATAATTTTAATTACTGTTTTTTTTAGCAGTATAATAATTGCAATTAAAGAAAAAAGTGAAAATGCTAAATACTTTACAATAGCCTGGGGAATATATATTTTTGGCTATGTAATGCTTGGCTTTAAGCAAATGAATTTATGGTCTTTAATCGATTATTTTCCATATACATTTGAGCTATGTTGTTTTATAGAAGGAATGATGTTTTCTATAATACTTGCAAAAAAACTTAATAAAACTAAAGAACTTGAAATATCACTAAATAATAATAAAGTTTTACTAAAAGAGTTACATCATAGAATAAAGAACAATATGCAATTTATAATGATTATGTATAAAATGAAATTAGAAAAATTCACGAATGAGCAAATAGATAAAAAACTTGATGAAGTAGAGATGATAATTCAAGCTATTTGTAAAACCCACGAAATTTTATATACACAAGAAAATTTATATAAGATTGATACTAAAATCTATTTTAAAGAATTAATTGAAAAAATTAAAGAATCTTATGAGACAAAAAATATAAAAATTTCTTCAATTATTGAAGTTTCTCTTGATTTGGAAAAATCTATATATTTAGGAATTATCATAAATGAACTTGTAATAAATAGTTTAAAATACGCTTTTTCAAATAACAAAGGTGAAATAAATATCATATTGAAAAAAGATGGAAATAAAACTATTTTTATTTACAAAGATAATGGTAAAGGTTTTGATTATAATCAAAAAAAAGAAGAATCTTTTGGTCTTACTTTTATAGAATCAATTATCCAAAATGAACTAAAAGGTAGTATAAAAGTTGAAAGTCAAGACAAATTAAAAGTAACTATAGAAATATAG
- a CDS encoding response regulator gives MEKINILIIEDDKIIALHISKILKRIGIKNIHKTSNANDAFDLIKTNGINLVLSDIKIEGALDGINIVESLQNLYDIPVIFISAYKDAETLRRVSQTNFLGYLLKPFRKEELEVLINLAINKYNLSTTNNIIVINDYYSFDKNKNILFFNEQKVPLSQKEILALTLLSNNLNSYVSYELFESTVWFNSNVNDNTRRIFIHRLKNKLQKLEIKIEKNVGVGIFN, from the coding sequence ATGGAAAAAATAAATATATTAATAATTGAAGATGATAAAATAATAGCACTTCATATTTCAAAAATTTTAAAAAGAATTGGTATAAAAAACATTCATAAGACATCAAATGCGAATGATGCTTTTGATTTGATTAAGACAAATGGTATTAATCTTGTATTATCTGATATTAAAATCGAAGGTGCACTAGATGGTATTAATATAGTGGAATCTTTGCAGAACTTATATGACATTCCAGTGATTTTTATAAGCGCATACAAAGATGCTGAGACTTTAAGAAGAGTTTCTCAAACAAATTTTTTAGGATATTTATTAAAACCTTTTAGAAAAGAAGAGCTTGAAGTTTTAATAAATCTTGCAATAAATAAATATAATTTGTCTACAACAAATAATATTATTGTAATAAATGACTATTATAGTTTTGATAAGAATAAAAATATTTTATTTTTTAATGAACAAAAAGTTCCTTTATCTCAAAAAGAGATTTTAGCTTTAACACTTTTATCAAATAATTTAAATAGCTATGTCTCTTATGAACTTTTTGAATCAACAGTATGGTTCAACTCTAATGTTAATGATAATACTAGAAGAATTTTTATCCATCGTTTGAAAAATAAATTACAAAAACTTGAAATAAAAATAGAAAAAAATGTAGGTGTAGGTATTTTTAATTAA
- a CDS encoding DUF1566 domain-containing protein has product MFRNLLFIFISIFILSGCGGGTSSSSTVKDINTQVITGKVADGYIVGANVCLDLNQNEICDENEPKTKSVNGGQYTLNIDKNIDISKYSFIVEVPVGAIDEDDNLPIQKPYILSAPKGETAFISPVSTLIKSIQTDENLTLEQAKEKYKLQVGINDSSLDILDNYIDSPNLSDLEKTKIHNIAKITVKLMAENQEPILSSLADSGLKDDITHQKSLQTINNHIINQLPAISDIDEVTNESLQALQPKINLDTLYTDLELTQNQQVAFAGSLVNNVKNDNEEVKTDICTEEVLGNGMSLSGLTYCIDIVDGKEISKFFTVSEEEQDTLIYVKNLKGEIEFSLYKKEADNYNKVSLPFFRSTKDGKLYIFGDSNISFRLDSGQYKIVFSENNWLSKDSNAEVNIIGEITDKVYVNGIIDSKVNVNPYNLSDTSTKTINGTLHSVFDYNNKDKLIDIIPIKSADKTIQAIFSLDESEFNVQIVNASYFSKILFPTMVLEKDGILFDGKASELKNEKFILTKQPDKDDSYFVIISTPFTNKYSTYYLNNIFSKYKLTVQTSSLPDATLSVGGKTYKASINTSTVSEVISNNIKIKDSLGIVVEYDEFSTSIDKAKQLTSSLQTLHSVLNFDEGSMMRFYDNYVKTINAIDSAQNSMFITEALTSIAINAYTFDGLGLTSDFYTGVEELFNQNNQYTVKALGINFLQYGYEILRDYSVRKRNLITEYFKSEVILTNNTLESNMLSELSKLFILQNRASAFMQYGMQIYQATTDLEERTFLEYLRDRLISVGISVFPDSILKSTAGILSISASHLENISDIYSDSVYSINKKNEYKKIWEELFNLEKYPSFYTDSVQLNNIEQLKNSGYTFEEEIPEETNTITHNGFSYGKVISPTTGRVWLDRNIGANRVCTSATDELCFGDYFQWGRNADGHEKLNSTTSINISNSILPNNSNFILDNDDESDDGAYFDWTNVDDSNSSQRTENWSKLDGTSVCPIGFRVPNYNELLKEPSFYMDFYSGFLKLPNSGYRDGTTGLITTQNIEIWSSTANPYGGSYYMGYVNSSTNIRVSGLPIRCIKDDSTVVSTSSSFSLAKLSTGQTASYSNFDDGYYKKGTARNYTKEKGIVIDKVTGLQWQDDYSDNAGAITLKPWSTQTNYDAANYDDTIGDTAVTYCENLTLGDYNDWRLPTQEELESIIDYSKYSPSMNSVFENTISDSYWSSTSSAKLSSQAWGVYFNNGWNFYAFKNANAYVRCVR; this is encoded by the coding sequence ATGTTTAGGAATTTATTATTTATTTTCATAAGTATTTTTATACTTAGTGGTTGTGGTGGAGGGACCAGTAGTTCTTCAACGGTAAAAGATATAAATACCCAAGTTATTACTGGAAAAGTTGCAGACGGATATATAGTCGGTGCAAATGTTTGTTTGGATTTAAATCAAAATGAAATATGTGATGAAAATGAACCAAAAACAAAAAGTGTAAATGGTGGTCAATATACACTAAATATTGATAAAAATATCGATATTTCTAAATATTCTTTTATAGTTGAAGTTCCTGTAGGTGCAATTGATGAAGATGATAATCTTCCTATCCAAAAACCTTATATATTAAGTGCACCAAAAGGTGAAACAGCATTTATAAGTCCAGTTTCAACATTAATTAAATCTATTCAAACTGATGAAAATCTTACATTAGAACAAGCAAAAGAAAAATATAAACTGCAAGTTGGTATAAATGACAGTTCTTTAGATATTTTGGATAATTATATTGATTCCCCAAATTTAAGTGATTTAGAAAAGACAAAAATTCATAATATCGCAAAAATCACTGTAAAACTAATGGCAGAAAATCAAGAACCAATTTTAAGTTCTTTAGCAGATTCTGGATTAAAAGATGATATTACCCATCAAAAGAGTTTACAGACAATAAACAATCATATTATTAATCAACTTCCAGCAATTAGTGATATAGATGAAGTAACTAATGAATCATTACAAGCATTACAGCCAAAGATTAACTTAGATACATTGTATACAGATTTAGAATTAACTCAAAATCAACAAGTAGCTTTTGCTGGTTCTTTAGTAAATAATGTAAAAAATGATAATGAAGAAGTAAAAACTGATATTTGCACTGAGGAAGTTTTGGGTAATGGTATGTCATTGAGTGGCTTAACTTATTGTATAGATATTGTTGATGGCAAAGAAATAAGTAAATTTTTTACAGTGTCAGAAGAAGAACAAGATACTCTCATATATGTAAAAAACTTAAAAGGTGAAATTGAATTTTCACTTTATAAAAAAGAGGCTGATAATTATAATAAAGTAAGTTTACCTTTTTTTAGAAGTACAAAAGATGGAAAGTTATACATCTTTGGTGATAGTAATATTAGTTTTAGGCTGGATTCTGGGCAATATAAAATTGTATTCAGTGAAAATAATTGGTTATCTAAAGATTCAAATGCTGAAGTAAATATAATAGGTGAAATTACTGACAAAGTTTATGTCAATGGTATTATCGACTCAAAAGTTAATGTAAATCCATATAATTTATCAGATACTTCAACTAAAACTATAAATGGTACTTTACATAGTGTATTTGATTACAATAATAAGGATAAATTAATTGATATTATTCCTATAAAATCAGCAGATAAAACTATACAAGCAATATTTTCTTTAGATGAAAGTGAATTTAATGTTCAAATTGTAAATGCCTCATATTTTTCTAAAATATTATTTCCAACAATGGTATTAGAAAAGGATGGAATACTATTTGATGGAAAGGCGAGTGAACTAAAAAATGAAAAATTTATTTTAACAAAACAACCTGATAAAGATGATTCTTATTTTGTGATAATTTCTACTCCATTCACAAATAAATATTCAACATATTATCTTAACAATATTTTTTCAAAATATAAGCTTACAGTACAAACATCAAGTTTACCTGATGCAACATTAAGTGTAGGAGGAAAAACATACAAAGCTTCAATAAATACTAGCACAGTTAGTGAGGTTATTAGTAATAACATCAAAATTAAAGATTCTTTAGGTATAGTAGTAGAGTATGATGAATTTTCTACTTCAATAGATAAAGCTAAACAACTTACTTCTTCTCTTCAAACTTTACATAGTGTTTTAAACTTTGATGAAGGATCTATGATGAGGTTTTATGATAACTATGTTAAGACTATAAATGCAATAGATTCTGCACAAAATAGTATGTTTATTACTGAAGCTTTGACTTCTATAGCAATTAATGCTTATACTTTTGATGGATTAGGACTAACATCTGATTTTTACACTGGAGTTGAAGAATTATTTAATCAAAATAATCAATATACAGTTAAAGCTTTGGGTATTAATTTTTTACAATATGGATATGAGATTTTGAGAGATTATTCAGTAAGAAAAAGAAATTTAATTACAGAATATTTTAAAAGTGAAGTTATTTTAACAAATAATACTTTAGAATCTAACATGCTATCAGAACTTTCAAAACTCTTTATACTTCAGAACAGAGCTTCTGCTTTTATGCAATATGGTATGCAAATTTATCAAGCAACTACTGATTTAGAAGAGAGAACGTTTTTAGAATATTTACGTGATAGATTAATATCGGTAGGAATTTCAGTATTTCCTGATAGTATTCTTAAGTCAACAGCAGGCATATTATCAATAAGTGCCTCTCATTTAGAAAATATTAGTGACATATACTCAGATAGTGTTTATTCTATTAATAAAAAAAATGAATATAAAAAGATTTGGGAAGAACTATTTAATTTAGAAAAATATCCATCTTTTTATACTGATTCTGTTCAATTAAATAATATTGAACAATTAAAAAATAGTGGTTATACCTTTGAAGAAGAAATACCTGAAGAAACAAACACAATAACTCATAATGGATTTTCTTATGGTAAAGTGATTTCACCAACTACAGGAAGAGTTTGGTTAGATAGAAATATTGGTGCAAATAGAGTTTGTACTTCGGCTACTGACGAGTTATGTTTTGGTGATTATTTCCAATGGGGAAGAAATGCTGATGGTCATGAAAAGTTAAATTCAACAACATCTATAAACATATCTAACTCTATTTTACCTAATAATAGTAATTTTATTTTAGATAATGATGATGAAAGTGATGATGGTGCATATTTTGACTGGACAAATGTAGATGATAGTAATAGTTCTCAAAGAACTGAAAATTGGTCAAAGCTAGATGGAACATCTGTCTGTCCAATAGGATTTAGAGTTCCAAATTATAATGAACTATTAAAAGAACCATCTTTTTATATGGATTTTTATAGTGGATTTTTAAAACTACCAAATAGTGGTTATCGTGATGGAACAACAGGTTTAATAACTACTCAAAATATTGAGATTTGGTCAAGTACAGCTAATCCATATGGAGGTTCTTATTATATGGGTTATGTAAATAGTTCTACAAATATTAGGGTTTCTGGATTACCTATACGTTGTATAAAAGATGATTCTACAGTTGTATCTACTTCATCATCTTTTTCTTTAGCAAAATTATCAACTGGACAAACAGCTTCTTATAGTAATTTTGATGATGGCTATTATAAGAAAGGTACAGCTAGAAATTATACAAAAGAAAAAGGAATAGTAATTGATAAAGTAACAGGATTACAATGGCAAGATGATTATAGTGATAATGCTGGTGCAATTACATTAAAACCTTGGTCAACACAAACAAATTATGATGCAGCTAATTATGACGATACAATTGGAGATACTGCTGTTACATATTGTGAAAACCTTACATTAGGAGACTATAATGATTGGAGATTACCAACACAAGAAGAATTAGAAAGTATTATTGATTATAGCAAATATAGTCCATCAATGAATAGTGTTTTTGAAAATACAATTTCAGATAGTTATTGGAGTAGTACTTCTTCTGCAAAATTGTCAAGTCAAGCTTGGGGAGTTTATTTTAATAATGGTTGGAACTTTTATGCTTTTAAAAATGCAAACGCATATGTTCGTTGTGTTAGATAA
- a CDS encoding DUF1566 domain-containing protein, with product MKKNILILALLTNFLFADFSRDSIQEVVIDDVSNLTWQDDFEVKTDKIIWSEAVDYCENLTLGGYSNWRLPNINELKSIVDLSKYNPSINSIFENIVSGNYWSSTSYAEARGNAWYIYFANGSHGGLHKSGRDGKAYVRCVRDMN from the coding sequence ATGAAAAAGAATATATTAATATTAGCTTTATTAACAAATTTTTTATTTGCTGATTTTTCGAGAGATTCTATACAAGAAGTTGTGATAGATGATGTATCAAATCTTACTTGGCAAGATGATTTTGAAGTGAAGACTGATAAAATAATTTGGAGTGAAGCAGTTGATTATTGTGAGAATTTAACTTTAGGAGGTTATAGTAACTGGCGTTTACCAAATATAAATGAATTGAAAAGTATTGTTGATTTAAGTAAATATAATCCATCAATAAATAGTATTTTTGAAAATATTGTTTCTGGTAATTATTGGAGTTCGACTTCGTATGCTGAAGCAAGAGGAAATGCATGGTATATTTACTTTGCAAATGGTTCACATGGAGGTCTTCATAAATCAGGACGAGATGGCAAAGCTTATGTTCGTTGTGTTCGTGATATGAATTAA
- the ciaB gene encoding invasion protein CiaB: MNTEQFLNDLQKIYDFLNEQKSKTNELIKHLENKEYDKLTIIDEFAKTLNLEMKDDLRLALVTRLVNLRDDSLVQVLKKLDKNEKEIIELQEKAYQFIKDYWQEKHKNLIDYIYDNNLLTPFYQSVFSGVYSVGLAMTKWQTSWTAHIINGVNKELVAKFDGDEEKVMKYLEDEKLLDLGHGGQVADRCYSALVNDGDKYTSKAYIDAFKKETTAVVDALEEFADKLIDLEDEIYNQKWDYVLYIQALIKAFSEQKTELLVSRWADVDRAWMKIKTPIQIGHPLEYYEDHFRKAVALEWDIRLTNPKFAQNDHRVNKIKSAFEKIYDNTEKTTGYQKIYDFSLKSLDKVQLYVGRPALFFGAEFQGLFSAQVVPNDEIVSLEEGKKIFAFSDEILQSSRAKPFLALSREIFGQELLTKDREFLFNETASWHQVYDISTIGHEYGHILWCDDETESVMNKTGNFKNIEEFKATTGGLISYFLDEATDETHLKEQVLIDLVKRSVGLIGWMEVDEVQPYYCEGLIHLDGLFDTGVLSWDVENSELKIDISDEKYEELKKWYVVNYTALAKHYLDKKDATQFLNQYATKSGKYFMPNDKTINEFVKYYFKRYQEIGQELDTVDKKENYIK, from the coding sequence ATGAATACCGAACAATTTTTAAACGATTTACAAAAAATATATGACTTTTTAAATGAACAAAAATCAAAAACTAATGAACTTATAAAACATCTAGAAAATAAAGAATATGATAAATTAACTATTATTGATGAGTTTGCAAAAACTTTAAATCTTGAAATGAAAGATGACTTAAGACTTGCACTTGTGACAAGACTTGTGAACTTAAGAGATGATTCTTTAGTTCAAGTGTTAAAAAAACTCGATAAAAATGAAAAAGAGATAATCGAACTTCAAGAAAAAGCATATCAATTTATAAAAGATTACTGGCAAGAAAAACATAAAAATTTAATTGACTATATTTATGATAATAATCTTTTAACTCCATTTTACCAATCAGTATTTAGTGGAGTTTATTCAGTTGGATTAGCTATGACTAAATGGCAAACTTCTTGGACAGCACACATCATAAATGGTGTAAATAAAGAGTTAGTAGCAAAATTTGATGGTGATGAAGAAAAGGTTATGAAATATCTTGAGGATGAAAAACTACTAGATCTTGGTCATGGTGGACAAGTTGCTGATAGATGTTATTCAGCTCTTGTAAATGATGGGGATAAATACACTTCAAAAGCATACATAGATGCATTTAAAAAAGAGACTACTGCTGTTGTTGATGCCCTTGAAGAGTTTGCAGATAAGCTAATAGACCTTGAAGATGAAATCTATAATCAAAAATGGGATTATGTACTTTATATTCAAGCACTTATAAAAGCATTTAGTGAACAAAAAACAGAACTATTGGTTTCAAGATGGGCAGATGTTGATAGAGCATGGATGAAGATTAAAACTCCTATTCAAATAGGACATCCACTTGAATACTATGAAGATCACTTTAGAAAAGCAGTAGCACTTGAGTGGGATATTAGACTTACAAATCCAAAATTTGCACAAAATGACCATAGAGTAAATAAAATCAAATCAGCATTTGAGAAGATTTATGACAATACTGAAAAGACAACTGGATACCAGAAGATTTATGATTTTAGTTTAAAATCACTTGATAAAGTTCAATTATATGTAGGAAGACCTGCACTATTCTTTGGAGCAGAATTCCAAGGACTATTTTCAGCTCAAGTTGTACCAAATGATGAAATCGTAAGTTTAGAAGAAGGTAAAAAAATCTTTGCATTTTCTGATGAGATTTTACAATCATCAAGAGCAAAACCATTTTTAGCCCTAAGTAGAGAAATATTTGGTCAAGAGTTACTAACAAAAGATAGAGAGTTTTTATTTAATGAAACCGCTTCATGGCACCAAGTATATGATATAAGTACTATTGGGCATGAGTATGGACATATTTTATGGTGTGATGATGAGACGGAATCAGTTATGAATAAAACAGGGAATTTTAAAAATATTGAAGAGTTTAAAGCAACAACGGGTGGTTTAATATCTTACTTTTTAGATGAAGCAACTGATGAAACACACCTAAAAGAGCAAGTTTTAATTGACTTAGTTAAAAGAAGTGTTGGACTTATAGGATGGATGGAAGTAGATGAAGTTCAACCATACTATTGTGAAGGATTAATTCACTTAGATGGTTTATTTGATACTGGCGTTTTATCTTGGGATGTTGAAAATAGTGAGCTTAAAATAGATATTAGTGATGAAAAATATGAAGAGCTAAAAAAATGGTATGTGGTAAATTACACAGCCTTAGCAAAACACTATTTAGATAAAAAAGACGCTACACAATTTTTAAATCAATATGCTACAAAATCAGGTAAATATTTTATGCCAAATGATAAAACTATAAATGAGTTTGTAAAATACTACTTTAAAAGATACCAAGAAATTGGTCAAGAGTTAGATACAGTTGATAAAAAAGAAAATTATATAAAATAA